A stretch of the Nicotiana tabacum cultivar K326 chromosome 6, ASM71507v2, whole genome shotgun sequence genome encodes the following:
- the LOC107823360 gene encoding serine/threonine-protein kinase AtPK2/AtPK19, which produces MVSAQISQPTGKPIHNHVLLPLQHPNVISLDDVDLDFSDIFGPAQVFSSENVAVSETNGFIYEEPAVIYSRSHSFVGPTNYVSQSLKLSKLTPCENEHLLELVEGDSGETKDLLEEATLETVVTGKSEVHADVSIPRSVGLDDFEVLKVVGKGAFAKVYQVRKIGTSEILAMKVMRKDKILEKDHAEYMKTERDVLTKIDHPFVVRLRYSFQTKHRLYLVLDFVNGGHLFFQLHRQGLFREDLARIYTAEIVSAVSHLHSNGIMHRDLKPENILLDADGHVLLTDFGLAKQFDENTRSNSLCGTIEYMAPEIVLGKGHDKVADWWSVGVLLYEMLTGKPPFVGGHRQKVQQKIIKDKIKLPAFLSSDAHSLLKGLLHKEASKRLGSGIRGCEEIKCHKWFRSLNWKKLEAREIQPSFCPQVSGKLCVANFEEQWTSMPLLDSPAASPKSGENPFKGFSYVRPTVEE; this is translated from the exons ATGGTTTCCGCTCAAATTTCGCAACCAACTGGGAAGCCTATCCACAACCATGTGCTTCTCCCATTGCAACACCCCAATGTCATATCACTGGATGATGTTGATTTGGATTTCTCCGACATATTTGGTCCAGCTCAAGTTTTTAGCTCTGAGAATGTTGCAGTGTCAGAAACAAATGGATTCATATATGAAGAACCAGCTGTAATTTATAGCCGCTCCCATTCATTTGTCGGTCCAACAAACTATGTCAGTCAATCATTGAAGCTTAGCaaactcacaccctgtgagaatgagCACTTGCTGGAGCTTGTGGAGGGAGATAGTGGAGAAACCAAAGATCTTCTTGAGGAAGCTACTCTTGAGACCGTTGTTACTGGTAAATCTGAAGTTCATGCTGATGTTAGTATCCCAAGGTCTGTGGGACTTGATGATTTTGAAGTCTTAAAAGTTGTTGGGAAAGGTGCATTTGCAAAAGTATATCAGGTGAGGAAGATCGGGACTTCTGAAATTCTTGCTATGAAGGTTATGCGGAAGGATAAGATTTTAGAGAAAGATCATGCTGAGTACATGAAAACAGAGAGGGATGTATTGACAAAAATAGATCATCCATTTGTTGTGCGGCTCAGATACTCTTTCCAG ACCAAACACCGACTATACCTTGTGCTTGACTTTGTTAACGGGGGACACCTTTTCTTTCAACTCCATAGGCAAGGGCTATTCAG GGAGGATTTGGCGCGCATCTACACTGCTGAGATTGTTTCAGCTGTTTCTCACCTCCATTCTAATGGCATAATGCACCGGGATCTTAAACCAGAAAATATCCTTTTGGATGCTGATGGTCAT GTGTTACTGACTGATTTTGGCCTTGCTAAGCAATTCGATGAGAACACGAGATCCAACTCTTTGTGTGGAACAATTGAATATATGGCACCTGAAATTGTTCTTGGTAAAGGTCATGACAAGGTTGCAGACTGGTGGAGCGTGGGAGTTCTATTGTACGAGATGCTGACGGGAAAG CCTCCATTTGTTGGTGGGCACCGACAGAAAGTTCAACAGAAGATTATCAAGGACAAGATTAAGCTGCCAGCATTTTTATCTAGCGACGCACATTCATTGTTGAAAGGG CTGCTACACAAGGAGGCAAGCAAGCGCCTTGGGAGTGGAATAAGAGGGTGTGAGGAGATAAAATGTCACAAATGGTTCAGGTCTCTCAATTGGAAGAAGTTAGAGGCTCGAGAAATTCAACCTAGTTTCTGTCCCCAAGTATCAGGGAAGCTGTGTGTTGCCAA